From the genome of Nicotiana tabacum cultivar K326 chromosome 2, ASM71507v2, whole genome shotgun sequence:
AGGAAAGAGTTGACAAgaagtataaaaataaaaaaccagTTTTCACTTTGTGTTGTGGTCGTGGAAAAATCAAGCTACCAAATCCAAAGGAGCCTCCTTCGATTTTGAAGGATTTATTGTTTGGATCAGGTTAATAGATAAattcatttaattaaaataatgacactataatttttgcatatataTATCTGCTTTAGCCAAACCTAATTTCATGAAGGTGCAAAAAGCAAACATTTCAGAGAGAACATTCGAACATATAATTCTATATTTGCATTTACATCAATAGGAGGAAAGGTGGATTTTTCTGTCAACAAAACAAAGGGACCTAGAACATTCAGATTGTCTGGGCAAAATTATCATCAGATTGGAAGCTTATTGCCTCCGGAGGGATCttctccaaaatttgcacaattGTATATCTATGATACAGAAAATGAGGTGGAAAATAGAATTCATGCTATCAGGTTAGCATAGACAATTGCTTactcaaaatatttttaaattatattttttataagacATACATTGTTAGTTGAATTCAATACTTTTCTTTACAGCCGTGGTGAAATGAACAATCAACTTCATGCTGAAATTGTGAATGAGTTGAAGCAAATGCTTGATGACAACAATATTCTTGCAAAGTCATTTAGAATGGTAAGAGATCAATTTCAAACAGACCGGACCTCAAATGTTAGACTTAGATTGATAGGGAAAAGAGGCTCTGATGGAAGAAGATACAATTTACCAACAGTttcagaggtagctgctttgATCGTTGGAGATTTTGAACAAACAAGGTCTGACAGAGATATCATAGTTGAAAGCCAATCTGGACAACTACAAAGGGTAAATGAATTAAATGCAGCATACTTAGGTTTGCAATATCCATTACTATTTCCGTATGGTGAAGACGGATACCGAGAAGATATTCCTTTAAATGATATTGATGATTCGACCAGTGGAAGGAAATGTGTTAGCACGCGTGAGTACTTATCATATAAAATTCAAGAAAGGAAGGATGAAGTTCCAACAATTGTGTCAGCTAGAAGATTATTTCAGCAATTCTTGGTAGATGGTTATACAATGATGGAATCTTCTCGATTGAGGTTCATTAGGCTTCCATCAAAAACAATTGAGAGCACACTTTTATAAAGGGTTACAAGATGCTGTTTTACATGGTGACATAGAACCTTCTTCTCAAGGACAAAGAGTTATACTCTCTTCCAGCTTTACGGGAGGTGCACGCTACATGTTGCAAAATTATCAAGATGCCATGGCAATTTGCAAATGGGCGGGGTACCCTGATCTGTTCATCACATTTACTTGTAACCCAAAATGGCCAGAGATTACTAGATTTGTGGAGAGTAGGGGATTATCTCCAGAAGATCGTCCCGACATTTTAACAagggttttcaaaatcaagcTGGATCGCATGATAAAGGATCTACGCGACAATAAAGTTTTTGGAGAAGTAAAAGCAGGTACAATTTTTATGTTCTAGAAAATTATTACATTATTACATTAATTTTGTTATATGCTAatattaaaaataactaatatatAAACTTAATGATCTAATTATATCTTTATTCTTCAGTGATTTATACAGTTGAATTCCAAAAGCGAGGCTTGCCTCATGCACACATCTTGCTTTTTCTTCTGAATAAATACCCAAATGTCGGAGATATTGATGGAATAATTTCAGCAGAATTACCAGATAAAAAAGTAGATCCTTATTATTATAATGTTGTTACAAATTTCATGATGCATGGTCCTTGTGGTACTGCTAGAAAATCTTCTCCGTGCATGCAAAATGGTAGATGCACAAAGCACTTTCCAAAAAAATTTGTGTCATCAACCACAATTGATGAAGATGGATATCCAATTTATAGAAGAAGGGATGATGGTAGAACTGCAAAGAGAGTAGGTATTGACTTGGATAATAGGTATGTTGTACCACACAATAGATTTTTATTATTGAAGTATGGTGCACATATTAACGTGGAGTGGTGTAATCAATCACGATCCATTAAGTACTTATTTAAGTATGTTAATAAAGGAAATGATCGTGTCACCGCAGCTTTTTCTCAAAGTGTAAATAATGAAGACTCGGGGGTCGTTGATGAAATAAATATGTATTGTGATTGCCGATACATATCACCTTGTGAAGCTGCTTGGAGAATTTTTAAATTCCCAATACACCATAGAGAACCATCGGTAGAAAGGCTATCTTTTCACCTACCAAATAATCAGACAGTCATATTTTCGGATGATGATCCAATTGATGCAGTTGTCAATAGACCAACCGTTAAGGAATCTATGTTTTTAAGCTGGTTTGAAGCTAATAAGACATTTCCTGAAGCAAGAGAATTGACTTATGCAGAATTCCCTCTAAAGTTTGTGTGGAAACAAAATCTAAAAAGATGGGAAAAAAGAAGAACATCTGCATTTTCTATTGGGAGAATATTCTTTGTTCCACCTGGATCTGGCGAGCAATATTACCttagattgttgttgaatgtCATTAAAGGTCCAAAGAGCTATGAGGATTTAAAAAATATCAACGGTTGTGATCATGAGACTTTTAGAGATGCATGTTATACTCTGGGTTTATTAGACGATGACAAGGAATACGTGGATGCTATAATGGAAGCAAGTAATTGGGGAATGGCATCATATCTTAGGCAATTATTTGCTATGCTACTTTTATCAAATTCAATGTCACGTCCAGAAAGTGTTTGGCAAGCAACATGGCATTTACTATCAGAAGATATCCTTCATGAAGAAAGAAGAATATTGGATCACCCAGGTACTTATTTAATGCTTACAATTTCGAGTTATGATATGATACTTCTGAAGGATGGCTGATTTgcttaactttattaattaattttctttttaattacttCATTCATATTAATCTTATTGTTCAttgctttttatattttttttcaacttcatACAAAATTCATTCCAGAACTTAAGGTTCGTTAAACAATATTTTGTTATGTTTATGTCTTTTTACTATAGTGTTTTCTTTAGATCATAGGAATAATATTGGTACTAATTAATGCACTTTCCAGACATAAATACTAATAAAAAATTAATGCATTGTATTTAATGCCCTAAAGCTTCGGAAAAGCCTAAAATCGCTCTTATGCATTCTCtactttaattgaaaatattTCAATTCATTATTTTTGGATATCAAAACTGACTTTTTTGATACATTACGAATAATAAAATGCATCTTCACATTATTAGtacactttaaaaataaaatgaactaCATGGTTTGGACTATATTATTCCTTCAAATTCTTTGTACGTTAAATGTGCTTTAAATTCATGTAAACTACTATTGAACACTATACTTTTTCATTAATCTTATTATTAATCTCATGTGGCTAAACTAAACTTTAACATTTAATTGTATttcattattttatatttttatgttatttcagAAGCTGACCTAACAgatgaagaattgaaaaatcgctgTTTGCAAAAGCTTGAAAATTTTTTGAAAGGTTGTGGAAGAAGTTTTCAGGATTTTCCAACAATGCCAAGGCCTGTTTATAATACGGAAGAAGTTGACAACAGTAATAGATTAATACGGGATGAATTGCGTTATAATAAACGCGCTTTGGTGGAGGAACATCAACAATTAGTAAAGAATTTGACAGATGAGCAAAAGTCagtttatgaaaaaataataagagatgTGAATGAAGACAAAggtggatttttctttttatatggTTTTGGAGGAACAGCCAAGACTTTTATTTGGAGAACTCTGTCTTCTGCCATAAGATCTAGAGGAGATATTGTGTTAACTGTTGCATCTAGCGGGATTGCATCTCTGTTGTTACCAGGTGGTCGAACAACTCATTCAAGATTTGTGATTCCTCTAAATGTAACTGAAGATTCAACATGTAATATCAAGCAAGGTACTCCTTTagcaaatttaattattaaggcAAAGTTGATTATTTGGGATGAGGCACCCATGATGCATAGATATTGTTTTGAAGCTCTTGATAAAACTTTAAGAGATATTCTTAGGTTTAAAGATGCATCCAATTTACACCTACCATTTGGAGGTAAAACAATTGTTCTTGGTGGTG
Proteins encoded in this window:
- the LOC142168291 gene encoding LOW QUALITY PROTEIN: uncharacterized protein LOC142168291 (The sequence of the model RefSeq protein was modified relative to this genomic sequence to represent the inferred CDS: deleted 1 base in 1 codon) is translated as MNNQLHAEIVNELKQMLDDNNILAKSFRMVRDQFQTDRTSNVRLRLIGKRGSDGRRYNLPTVSEVAALIVGDFEQTRSDRDIIVESQSGQLQRVNELNAAYLGLQYPLLFPYGEDGYREDIPLNDIDDSTSGRKCVSTREYLSYKIQERKDEVPTIVSARRLFQQFLVDGYTMMESSRLRFIRFHQKQLRAHFYKGLQDAVLHGDIEPSSQGQRVILSSSFTGGARYMLQNYQDAMAICKWAGYPDLFITFTCNPKWPEITRFVESRGLSPEDRPDILTRVFKIKLDRMIKDLRDNKVFGEVKAVIYTVEFQKRGLPHAHILLFLLNKYPNVGDIDGIISAELPDKKVDPYYYNVVTNFMMHGPCGTARKSSPCMQNGRCTKHFPKKFVSSTTIDEDGYPIYRRRDDGRTAKRVGIDLDNRYVVPHNRFLLLKYGAHINVEWCNQSRSIKYLFKYVNKGNDRVTAAFSQSVNNEDSGVVDEINMYCDCRYISPCEAAWRIFKFPIHHREPSVERLSFHLPNNQTVIFSDDDPIDAVVNRPTVKESMFLSWFEANKTFPEARELTYAEFPLKFVWKQNLKRWEKRRTSAFSIGRIFFVPPGSGEQYYLRLLLNVIKGPKSYEDLKNINGCDHETFRDACYTLGLLDDDKEYVDAIMEASNWGMASYLRQLFAMLLLSNSMSRPESVWQATWHLLSEDILHEERRILDHPEADLTDEELKNRCLQKLENFLKGCGRSFQDFPTMPRPVYNTEEVDNSNRLIRDELRYNKRALVEEHQQLVKNLTDEQKSVYEKIIRDVNEDKGGFFFLYGFGGTAKTFIWRTLSSAIRSRGDIVLTVASSGIASLLLPGGRTTHSRFVIPLNVTEDSTCNIKQGTPLANLIIKAKLIIWDEAPMMHRYCFEALDKTLRDILRFKDASNLHLPFGGKTIVLGGDFRQILPVIPKGSRQDIVNASLNSSYLWPHCQLLKLTKNMRLQGNEIGTHLDELRVFSDWILAIGDGIVGTSVDGNEKVQIPDDLLIKQSVDPTSAIVESTYPDFNSRCNDIGYLQQRAILTPTLDMVESVNEYMISLNQSSEKSYLSSDTICSSDNTYLALEHVHTPEFLNTIKCSGVPNHALTLKVGIPVMLLRNIDQSAGLCNGTRLIITKLGNQVIEAKVLAGQMAGQKVFIPRMTLTPSDARIPFKFQRRQFPIIVSFAMTINKSQGQSLSHVGLFLKKSVFTHGQLYVALSRVTSRKGLKILVCDDDGQITTEATNVVFKEVFRNLV